Proteins from a genomic interval of Sulfurospirillum oryzae:
- a CDS encoding nucleoside recognition protein → MSFSIQKSLRTSVRSSWTILKLIVPIYILADILFYYDLLSHITFIFKPVVSLLGLPQEAALSIVSGLFLNLYAAIAFAAPLGLGGKEWTILAVFLGIAHALLVETEIMKRLGISRLYSICLRLIVGLLVGWLTSRLPDEWFNHATISTALAPEHPIFTSLFELLQNSLYESFSLSLKIITLVTTLIFFLDFIKSLPIIEKHSQKVNSGFSILVGVILGITYGAGILISEYEKGILKKREILFIGTYLMICHAIIEDTLLFIIFDANPWIIMGLRFSFATLVSYLVVKYSKTT, encoded by the coding sequence ATGTCATTTAGCATACAAAAATCACTTAGAACATCCGTGCGAAGCTCTTGGACGATTCTAAAGCTTATTGTTCCTATCTACATTTTGGCAGATATTTTATTCTATTACGACCTACTTTCACACATTACTTTCATTTTCAAACCTGTTGTTTCACTTTTAGGATTGCCTCAAGAAGCAGCTCTTTCCATCGTAAGCGGACTTTTCCTCAATCTTTATGCCGCTATCGCCTTTGCTGCGCCATTGGGACTTGGAGGCAAAGAGTGGACAATCTTAGCAGTCTTTTTAGGCATTGCGCACGCATTATTGGTTGAAACTGAAATTATGAAACGATTGGGTATTTCAAGACTTTATTCCATTTGTTTACGCTTAATTGTAGGGCTTTTAGTTGGATGGTTAACTTCAAGGCTTCCAGATGAATGGTTCAACCACGCAACCATCAGTACTGCTCTAGCGCCTGAGCATCCAATCTTTACTTCTCTTTTTGAATTACTTCAAAATTCTTTATACGAATCTTTTTCATTGTCATTGAAAATTATTACATTGGTTACAACGCTTATCTTTTTTCTTGATTTTATTAAATCACTCCCCATCATTGAAAAACATTCTCAAAAAGTTAATAGCGGTTTTTCCATTTTGGTTGGCGTCATTTTAGGGATTACGTATGGAGCGGGTATATTGATCTCTGAGTATGAAAAAGGGATATTGAAAAAAAGGGAGATTCTTTTTATTGGTACGTATTTGATGATATGCCATGCCATCATAGAAGACACGTTACTTTTTATCATCTTTGATGCCAATCCTTGGATCATTATGGGCTTACGCTTTAGTTTCGCAACACTGGTTTCTTATCTCGTCGTTAAATACTCTAAAACGACTTAA